The Hymenobacter oligotrophus genome has a window encoding:
- a CDS encoding M28 family peptidase yields MHKPQLYALAAALGWAALGGAPHALAQSKTKVKTKTKTEKAAATATDWAVNYAGTITQEDLRKHLTVLASDAYEGRETGEKGQKMAADYLAKQFAALGLTGPVQNSDSPYLQHFTLERNHWAAEQMKLQIGKQQYKLLQDYFISSDSPFSQETTLQPVFVGYGIEQDAYNDYAGLDVKGKDLIVLAGEPTKDGKPMLSTDGKPSKWGLDTRAKSALATQKGARSVFFINPDAEKFAQNLARFMPYLNQPRMGFPGKAQVQSPRAATYFISTAAGYELLGSNAEGVAKYQAAVAAAGKPVKASFKPAKVVVRSPRKTETFATENVMGYLEGTDKKDEVLVLSAHYDHLGIRDGKVYNGADDDGSGTVSVLELAEAFGKAKAEGHGPRRSILFLAVTGEEKGLFGSEFYTDNPVFPLAQTIADLNLDMVGRTDDNHKPGDQYVCLVGSDKLSSELHAISEDMNKKYTQLELDYRYNDPKDPERVYYRSDHYNFARHKIPVIFYTTGDHADYHQLTDDVEKIEFPLMEKRGRLVFHTAWELANRDNRPVVDSNKP; encoded by the coding sequence ATGCACAAACCTCAACTCTATGCCTTGGCAGCAGCTTTGGGCTGGGCGGCCCTAGGTGGCGCGCCGCACGCGCTAGCCCAGAGCAAAACCAAAGTCAAGACGAAAACCAAAACCGAAAAAGCCGCGGCCACGGCTACCGACTGGGCGGTAAACTACGCTGGCACGATTACGCAGGAGGACCTGCGCAAGCACCTGACGGTGCTGGCCTCCGACGCGTACGAGGGCCGCGAAACCGGCGAGAAAGGCCAGAAAATGGCCGCCGACTACCTCGCTAAACAGTTTGCCGCTCTGGGGCTAACCGGCCCGGTGCAGAACTCCGACAGCCCGTACCTGCAACACTTTACGCTGGAGCGCAACCACTGGGCCGCCGAGCAGATGAAGCTGCAAATTGGCAAGCAGCAGTACAAACTGCTGCAAGACTACTTCATCAGCAGCGACTCGCCGTTTTCGCAGGAAACCACCCTGCAACCGGTGTTTGTGGGCTACGGCATTGAGCAAGACGCCTACAACGATTACGCTGGCCTGGATGTGAAGGGCAAAGACCTGATTGTGCTGGCCGGCGAACCAACCAAGGACGGCAAGCCCATGCTAAGCACCGATGGCAAGCCCAGCAAGTGGGGCCTCGATACGCGGGCTAAGTCGGCGCTGGCTACGCAAAAAGGCGCCCGCTCGGTGTTCTTCATCAACCCCGACGCCGAAAAGTTTGCCCAGAACCTTGCGCGCTTTATGCCCTACCTGAATCAGCCGCGCATGGGCTTCCCGGGCAAAGCGCAGGTGCAGTCGCCTAGGGCCGCTACGTACTTCATCTCGACGGCCGCTGGCTACGAGCTGCTGGGCAGCAACGCTGAGGGCGTGGCCAAATACCAAGCAGCGGTAGCCGCGGCTGGCAAGCCGGTGAAAGCTTCGTTTAAACCCGCGAAGGTGGTAGTACGCTCGCCACGCAAAACCGAAACCTTCGCCACCGAAAACGTGATGGGCTACCTCGAAGGCACCGACAAAAAAGACGAGGTGCTGGTGCTATCGGCTCACTACGACCACCTAGGCATCCGCGACGGGAAAGTATACAACGGCGCCGACGACGACGGCTCGGGCACGGTATCGGTGCTGGAGCTGGCCGAGGCGTTTGGCAAGGCAAAGGCCGAAGGGCACGGCCCGCGCCGCAGCATTTTGTTTTTGGCCGTAACGGGCGAGGAAAAGGGCCTGTTTGGGTCGGAGTTCTACACCGATAACCCGGTGTTTCCGCTGGCGCAAACCATTGCCGACCTGAACCTGGACATGGTAGGCCGCACCGATGACAACCACAAACCCGGCGACCAATACGTGTGCTTGGTCGGTTCGGATAAGCTCTCGTCGGAGCTGCACGCCATCAGCGAGGACATGAACAAGAAGTACACGCAGCTGGAGCTCGACTACCGCTACAACGACCCCAAAGACCCCGAGCGCGTGTACTACCGCTCCGACCACTACAACTTCGCGCGGCACAAAATTCCGGTTATCTTCTACACCACCGGCGACCACGCCGACTACCACCAGCTAACCGACGACGTGGAGAAAATCGAATTCCCGTTGATGGAAAAGCGCGGCCGTTTGGTGTTCCATACCGCTTGGGAGCTGGCCAACCGCGACAACCGCCCCGTCGTTGATTCGAACAAGCCCTAG
- the ispF gene encoding 2-C-methyl-D-erythritol 2,4-cyclodiphosphate synthase, producing the protein MRIRTGFGYDVHQLREGLPFWLGGIQIEHTHGALGHSDADVLIHVICDALLGAANLRDIGFHFPDTDPQYKGIDSKRLLAEVMRLLRERGYEVGNIDSTICLERPKVNPHIPAMQRVLAEVMGIPEDDISIKATTTEKLGFVGRQEGVAAYATVLIVRA; encoded by the coding sequence ATGAGAATTCGCACCGGCTTCGGCTACGACGTGCACCAGCTCCGCGAAGGCCTCCCTTTTTGGCTCGGCGGCATTCAGATCGAACACACCCACGGCGCCCTAGGTCATTCCGACGCCGATGTGCTCATCCATGTTATTTGCGACGCGCTGCTGGGCGCGGCCAACCTGCGCGACATCGGCTTTCACTTTCCCGACACCGACCCGCAATACAAGGGCATCGACTCGAAGCGCCTGCTGGCCGAGGTGATGCGCCTGCTGCGCGAGCGGGGCTACGAGGTAGGCAACATCGACTCGACGATTTGCCTGGAGCGGCCCAAGGTGAACCCGCACATCCCCGCCATGCAGCGCGTACTGGCCGAGGTGATGGGCATTCCGGAAGACGACATCTCCATCAAAGCCACCACCACCGAAAAGCTGGGCTTTGTGGGCCGGCAAGAGGGGGTGGCCGCCTACGCTACGGTCCTGATTGTGCGAGCTTAA
- a CDS encoding M28 family peptidase, whose protein sequence is MSHKSFYALLLAASVVAGPAAAQDAPSGKRKVKVKHKSEAPAATAAPAAAAAPSAAAAPAADLATTYAGTITQDDLRKHLTVLASDAYEGRETGEKGQKMAADYLAKRFQELGLVGPVKDSDNPYMQHFTMERSTWAGGATLKVGGQTFKWMEDFYAYGGSPFEQETTVQPVFAGYGIEQDGYSDYTGLDVKGKDLIILMGEPTKDGKALLGKDGAASKWGNDYRAKAAMATQKGARSVFFVSFNPNDNFGKTAARMAPYLSRPSISFVDAKKEPRAATFFVSPALGAKLLGTTDANVRKYETSVSAAGKPAKASFKPAKFAISAPKKREKFTTENVLGYLEGTDKKDELIVVSAHYDHIGIINGEVHNGADDDGSGTVSVLEMAEAFVKAKAEGHGPRRSILFLTVTGEEKGLLGSEYYSDHPVFPLKQTVADLNIDMVGRTDKEHEGKGDYVYVIGSDKLSSELHKIVLAANEKNGAMDLDFRYNDPNDPNRFYYRSDHYNFAKHGIPVAFFFNGVHDDYHGAKDEVEKIEFPKMEKRARVVFHAAWELVNRDNRIAVDSNKP, encoded by the coding sequence ATGTCACACAAGTCTTTTTACGCGCTGCTTTTGGCTGCTTCGGTAGTTGCCGGGCCCGCTGCGGCGCAAGATGCACCCAGCGGCAAACGCAAGGTGAAGGTTAAGCACAAGTCGGAGGCTCCGGCGGCCACTGCTGCCCCCGCCGCGGCTGCCGCTCCGTCCGCCGCCGCTGCCCCCGCCGCTGACTTGGCCACTACCTACGCCGGCACGATAACGCAGGACGATTTGCGCAAGCACCTAACGGTGCTGGCCTCCGACGCGTACGAGGGCCGCGAAACCGGCGAAAAAGGCCAGAAAATGGCCGCCGACTACCTGGCCAAGCGCTTTCAGGAGCTGGGCCTGGTAGGCCCCGTGAAAGACTCCGACAACCCCTACATGCAGCACTTCACGATGGAGCGCAGCACCTGGGCCGGCGGCGCTACCCTGAAGGTGGGCGGCCAAACGTTTAAGTGGATGGAGGATTTCTACGCCTACGGCGGCTCGCCGTTTGAGCAGGAAACCACCGTGCAGCCGGTGTTTGCAGGCTACGGCATCGAGCAAGATGGCTACTCCGACTACACCGGCCTCGATGTGAAGGGCAAGGACCTGATCATCCTGATGGGCGAGCCGACCAAGGACGGCAAAGCCCTGCTGGGCAAAGACGGGGCCGCCAGCAAATGGGGCAACGACTACCGCGCCAAAGCCGCCATGGCTACGCAAAAGGGCGCCCGCTCGGTGTTTTTCGTAAGCTTCAACCCCAACGACAACTTTGGCAAAACGGCTGCTCGCATGGCTCCTTACTTGAGCCGCCCGAGCATCAGCTTTGTGGATGCCAAGAAGGAACCGCGCGCCGCTACGTTTTTCGTATCGCCGGCCCTAGGTGCCAAGCTGCTGGGCACCACCGATGCCAACGTGCGCAAGTACGAAACGAGCGTGAGCGCAGCCGGCAAGCCTGCCAAGGCAAGTTTCAAGCCCGCTAAGTTTGCCATCAGCGCGCCCAAAAAGCGTGAGAAATTCACGACCGAAAACGTGTTGGGCTACCTCGAGGGTACCGACAAAAAGGACGAGCTGATTGTGGTATCGGCCCACTACGACCACATCGGCATCATCAACGGCGAAGTACACAACGGCGCCGACGACGACGGCTCGGGCACGGTATCGGTGCTCGAAATGGCCGAAGCTTTCGTGAAGGCCAAAGCCGAGGGCCACGGCCCGCGCCGCAGCATTTTGTTCCTGACGGTAACGGGCGAAGAAAAGGGCCTGCTGGGCTCGGAGTACTATTCCGACCACCCCGTGTTTCCGCTGAAGCAAACCGTAGCCGACCTGAACATCGACATGGTAGGCCGCACCGATAAGGAGCATGAAGGCAAGGGCGACTACGTGTACGTGATTGGCTCGGATAAGCTCTCCTCGGAGCTGCACAAGATTGTGCTGGCCGCCAACGAGAAGAACGGCGCCATGGACCTCGACTTCCGCTACAACGACCCGAACGACCCGAACCGCTTTTACTACCGCTCCGACCACTACAACTTTGCCAAGCACGGCATTCCGGTGGCGTTCTTCTTCAACGGCGTGCACGACGATTACCACGGCGCCAAAGACGAGGTGGAGAAAATCGAATTCCCGAAGATGGAGAAGCGCGCCCGCGTGGTGTTCCATGCGGCTTGGGAACTGGTAAACCGCGACAACCGCATCGCGGTCGATTCGAACAAGCCCTAG
- a CDS encoding TetR/AcrR family transcriptional regulator: MSTEIKDRILQAAVELFMRNGIRSVSMDDIAAQLGMSKKTLYKWFDNKDQIVLATMQQHLGHEESTCELVFATGSNALEEMFNLMQWHKQMLSTVHPSIFHELQKYYPEAWALFEEHKNTFILTKIVDNLRRGIGEGLFRADLDVEVLARLRLAEIELMFDGRVFPPRQFELQRLHLATVEHYLYGICTVKGHRLINQYRQVTEEVEEETK; this comes from the coding sequence GTGAGTACGGAAATCAAGGATCGGATTCTGCAGGCGGCAGTTGAGCTGTTCATGCGCAACGGCATCCGCAGTGTTTCAATGGATGACATTGCCGCGCAGCTCGGCATGTCGAAGAAAACGCTCTACAAGTGGTTCGATAACAAAGACCAGATTGTGCTGGCTACCATGCAGCAGCACCTGGGCCACGAAGAATCGACCTGCGAGCTGGTGTTTGCCACCGGCAGCAACGCCCTGGAGGAGATGTTCAACCTGATGCAGTGGCACAAGCAAATGCTCTCGACGGTGCACCCGAGCATTTTTCATGAGCTGCAGAAGTACTACCCCGAGGCGTGGGCGCTGTTCGAGGAGCACAAGAACACGTTCATCCTCACCAAAATCGTCGACAACCTGCGCCGCGGCATCGGGGAAGGCTTGTTTCGCGCCGACCTCGACGTGGAGGTGTTGGCGCGCCTGCGCCTGGCCGAAATCGAGTTGATGTTCGACGGACGCGTGTTTCCGCCGCGGCAATTTGAGCTGCAGCGCCTGCACCTAGCCACCGTCGAGCACTACCTCTACGGCATCTGTACCGTCAAGGGGCACCGCCTCATCAACCAGTACCGCCAGGTAACGGAAGAAGTCGAAGAAGAAACGAAGTAA
- a CDS encoding efflux RND transporter permease subunit, with the protein MQDIQKEFGPTSWSINNKTSIYIITLLLCVAGVFAYIKLGKEKFPDIVIPRIIVATVYPGTSPTDIENLVTRQLEKEIKSVNGVKKINSTSNQDYCIVDVEFNSGVDVQYAKQLIKDAVDKAQNELPNDLPSPPTVQEVNLSELPIMQINLAGNLPASQLKKLADDFQDKIEALPEITRVDIIGALEQQVNVDVDMYKLRAARLGFMDIQNAIGRENITISGGSIDVGNQKRAVRVAGQYANAADIANIQVKNLSGAAVRLGDIATVEDAFKDRESYARLDGKPSITLNVIKRQGENLIDASDKIKALVDESKKTLPGDLRVTITGDTSNDTRVTLHDLINTIIIGFILVTVILMFFMGTTNALFVGLSVPISMFLAFVVLPMFGFALNMIVLFAFLLALGIVVDDAIVVIENTHRILHEHPNLSTAKAAKFAAGEVFVPVLAGTLTTVAPFVPLMFWPGIVGSFMFYLPVTLILTLMSSLIVAFIMNPVFAVSFMEREDHHAEHSKPKVTRNLLIWTAVLVGFGILFNLVGIGGHSAAEAEGAAAVAAGAESPGFLKEHGHFIGNLSLFIAAFIWLNIFVFNKGIAWFQTKALPRFQDGYANLVRWAIGHPVLVMLGVLVLFIGSFVAVGMRQPKVDFFPKGDPKFVYTYLRMPVGTRVEVTDSVARILEKRIYGVIGQSNPDVESVITNVAIGANDPGEASATGVSQSHLAKVAVAFKELSERTGPSTRTYMDKIREVVKGIPGTEISVDQESSGPPTGKEIAIEVAGDDYPQLAALSKDVIRYINSKNIGGIEQLRSNLEDRNPEIAVNIDRTRANREGISTAQIGMEVRTSIYGSEASKFKTPEDEYPIQVRYAKPYREDVNAILNAPLTFRDATGQMRQVPISSVADVKYGTTYGGIKRKDVKRVITISSNVLSGFTGPDVVRNIETALKAYPTPAGYTIKMGGAQEDQKETSDFLPIAGLGALALIFLILVVQFNSFSKPVIILSEVLFSIAGVFWGLAITGMNISIVMTGVGIIALAGIVVKNGILLVEFTDILRAQGMPMREAIVLAGRTRLNPVILTATAATLGLIPLAIGLNVDFYEMFAAFDPMFYIGGESVVFWGPLAWTIIFGLVFATVITLVVVPVMYLLSETLKGKLSGKDPDASVPQEVDAEEVSAATPAILAEY; encoded by the coding sequence ATGCAGGATATACAAAAAGAGTTTGGGCCCACCAGTTGGTCCATCAACAACAAAACGAGTATATACATCATCACGCTGTTGCTGTGCGTGGCGGGTGTGTTTGCCTACATCAAGCTGGGCAAGGAGAAGTTTCCGGACATCGTGATTCCGCGCATTATCGTGGCCACGGTGTACCCCGGCACTTCGCCAACCGACATCGAGAACCTGGTTACGCGCCAGCTCGAGAAGGAAATCAAGTCGGTGAACGGGGTGAAGAAGATCAACTCGACCTCGAACCAGGACTACTGCATCGTGGACGTGGAGTTTAACTCCGGCGTAGACGTGCAGTACGCCAAGCAGCTCATCAAGGACGCCGTTGACAAGGCCCAGAACGAGCTGCCCAACGACCTGCCCTCGCCGCCTACCGTGCAGGAGGTTAACCTGTCGGAGCTGCCGATTATGCAGATTAACCTGGCCGGCAACCTGCCCGCCTCGCAGCTCAAAAAACTCGCCGACGACTTCCAGGACAAGATCGAGGCCCTGCCCGAAATCACCCGCGTCGACATCATCGGGGCCCTGGAGCAGCAAGTGAACGTGGATGTGGACATGTACAAGCTGCGCGCCGCGCGGCTTGGTTTCATGGACATTCAGAATGCCATTGGCCGCGAAAACATTACGATTTCGGGCGGCTCAATTGACGTAGGCAACCAGAAGCGCGCCGTGCGCGTGGCCGGCCAGTACGCCAACGCCGCCGACATTGCCAACATCCAGGTGAAAAACCTGAGCGGCGCCGCCGTACGCCTAGGTGACATTGCCACCGTGGAAGATGCCTTCAAGGACCGCGAATCGTACGCGCGCCTCGACGGCAAGCCTTCCATCACGCTGAACGTCATCAAGCGCCAGGGCGAAAACCTGATCGATGCGTCCGATAAGATCAAGGCGCTGGTCGACGAGTCGAAGAAGACGCTGCCCGGCGACTTGCGCGTGACCATCACGGGCGACACCTCCAACGACACCCGCGTAACGCTCCACGACCTGATCAACACCATCATCATCGGCTTCATCCTGGTAACGGTGATTCTGATGTTCTTCATGGGCACCACCAACGCGCTGTTCGTGGGCTTGTCGGTGCCGATTTCGATGTTCCTGGCCTTTGTGGTGCTGCCCATGTTCGGCTTCGCCCTGAACATGATCGTGCTCTTCGCCTTCCTGCTGGCCCTAGGTATCGTGGTCGACGACGCCATTGTGGTAATCGAGAACACGCACCGCATCCTGCACGAGCACCCCAACCTGAGCACGGCCAAGGCCGCCAAGTTTGCCGCCGGCGAGGTATTCGTGCCGGTACTGGCCGGTACCCTCACCACCGTGGCGCCGTTTGTGCCGCTAATGTTCTGGCCAGGCATTGTGGGTAGTTTTATGTTCTACCTGCCCGTCACGCTGATTCTGACGCTGATGTCGTCGCTGATCGTGGCCTTCATCATGAACCCGGTATTTGCCGTGTCGTTCATGGAGCGCGAAGACCACCACGCCGAGCACAGCAAACCCAAAGTGACGCGCAACCTGCTGATCTGGACGGCGGTGCTCGTGGGCTTCGGCATCCTGTTCAACCTCGTGGGTATCGGCGGCCACAGCGCAGCCGAGGCCGAAGGCGCTGCGGCCGTAGCAGCCGGAGCCGAGTCGCCGGGTTTCTTGAAAGAGCATGGCCACTTCATCGGCAACCTGTCGCTGTTTATTGCGGCCTTCATCTGGCTGAACATCTTCGTGTTCAACAAAGGGATTGCCTGGTTCCAGACGAAAGCCCTGCCGCGCTTCCAAGACGGCTACGCCAACCTGGTGCGTTGGGCCATTGGCCACCCGGTGCTGGTGATGCTAGGCGTGCTGGTGCTGTTCATCGGCTCGTTTGTGGCCGTGGGCATGCGCCAGCCCAAGGTCGACTTCTTTCCGAAAGGCGACCCGAAATTTGTGTACACCTACTTGCGCATGCCGGTGGGCACCCGCGTAGAGGTAACCGACTCGGTGGCCCGCATTCTCGAAAAGCGCATCTACGGCGTTATCGGGCAGAGCAACCCCGATGTCGAATCGGTGATTACCAACGTGGCCATTGGCGCCAACGACCCCGGCGAGGCTTCCGCTACGGGCGTGTCGCAGTCGCACCTGGCCAAAGTGGCGGTGGCTTTCAAGGAGCTGAGCGAGCGGACGGGCCCGAGCACCCGCACCTACATGGACAAAATCCGGGAGGTGGTAAAGGGCATTCCCGGCACCGAAATTTCGGTTGACCAAGAATCCAGCGGCCCGCCCACGGGCAAAGAAATTGCCATTGAGGTAGCCGGCGACGACTACCCGCAGCTGGCTGCGCTGTCGAAGGACGTGATTCGCTACATCAACTCGAAAAACATCGGGGGCATTGAGCAGCTGCGCTCGAACCTGGAAGACCGCAACCCCGAAATTGCCGTGAACATCGACCGTACCCGCGCCAACCGCGAGGGCATCAGCACGGCGCAGATCGGCATGGAAGTGCGTACCTCTATTTACGGTTCGGAAGCCAGCAAATTCAAGACGCCCGAAGACGAGTACCCCATTCAGGTGCGCTACGCCAAGCCCTACCGCGAAGACGTAAACGCCATCCTGAACGCCCCGCTGACCTTCCGCGACGCGACCGGCCAGATGCGCCAAGTGCCGATTTCGTCGGTGGCCGACGTAAAATACGGTACCACCTACGGCGGCATCAAGCGCAAGGACGTGAAGCGCGTTATCACGATTTCGTCGAACGTGCTTAGCGGCTTTACCGGCCCCGATGTGGTACGCAACATCGAAACGGCCCTCAAGGCTTACCCCACGCCGGCCGGTTACACCATTAAAATGGGCGGCGCGCAGGAAGACCAGAAGGAAACTTCCGACTTCTTGCCTATTGCCGGCCTCGGTGCTTTGGCCCTGATCTTCCTGATTCTGGTGGTGCAGTTCAACTCGTTCAGCAAGCCGGTTATCATCCTTTCGGAGGTGCTGTTCTCGATTGCCGGCGTGTTCTGGGGCTTGGCCATTACGGGCATGAACATCAGCATCGTGATGACGGGCGTGGGCATCATCGCGCTGGCGGGTATCGTGGTGAAAAACGGCATCCTGCTCGTGGAGTTCACCGACATACTGCGCGCCCAAGGCATGCCCATGCGCGAAGCCATTGTGCTGGCCGGCCGCACCCGCCTGAACCCGGTAATTCTGACGGCCACGGCCGCTACCCTAGGTCTGATTCCGCTGGCTATCGGCCTGAACGTGGACTTCTACGAGATGTTCGCTGCCTTCGACCCCATGTTCTACATCGGCGGCGAGTCGGTGGTGTTCTGGGGTCCGCTGGCCTGGACGATCATCTTCGGTCTGGTTTTCGCTACGGTAATCACCCTGGTGGTGGTGCCGGTGATGTACCTGCTGAGCGAAACCCTGAAGGGCAAGCTTAGCGGCAAAGACCCCGACGCTAGTGTGCCGCAGGAAGTTGATGCCGAGGAGGTATCGGCTGCCACGCCCGCGATTCTGGCCGAGTACTAA
- a CDS encoding efflux RND transporter periplasmic adaptor subunit — protein sequence MKRSFQQAFANRTLFFATRTMKSTTSAAAVLALAFLASCGGEKDPQAELAKLKQDQAATQAKIAELEAKGGAKPATVAATPVSVINVQPESFTSYLEVQGRADFDENANVSPRVPAVITDIRVQRGDRVSRGQVLATQDAAVLESGIAELRTRLELARTVFEKQDRLWKQQIGTEIQYLQAKNNYEALQRSLATQQRQRAMYNVVAPFSGVVDDVPAKVGEMGNPGMPVVRLVSGAGNKIVADVSENYAANIKAGDKALVSIPDLGAADIPSTVRTVSRTINPASRTFSVELRLNGAQAQQLRPNMVATVRIQNYNKAQATVLPVDLVQRDEENSYVFVIEDKGGKKIAAKRVVQTGATYNGKMEITGGLKANDQVISAGYQNLNEGQTVALAGAAG from the coding sequence ATGAAACGTTCTTTTCAGCAGGCTTTCGCTAACCGCACGCTGTTTTTCGCCACTCGTACCATGAAATCAACTACTTCGGCCGCTGCTGTGCTGGCCCTGGCTTTTCTGGCCTCTTGCGGCGGCGAAAAAGATCCGCAGGCCGAGCTGGCCAAGCTGAAGCAAGACCAGGCCGCCACGCAAGCCAAAATTGCCGAGCTGGAGGCCAAGGGCGGCGCCAAGCCTGCCACGGTAGCCGCCACGCCTGTTTCCGTTATCAACGTGCAGCCGGAAAGCTTTACCAGCTACCTCGAGGTGCAGGGCCGCGCCGATTTCGACGAAAATGCCAACGTGTCGCCGCGCGTGCCGGCCGTGATTACCGACATCCGCGTGCAGCGCGGCGACCGGGTAAGCCGCGGCCAAGTGCTGGCTACCCAAGATGCCGCCGTGCTCGAATCGGGCATTGCCGAGCTGCGTACCCGCCTCGAGCTGGCTCGCACCGTGTTCGAAAAGCAGGACCGCCTCTGGAAACAGCAAATCGGCACCGAGATTCAGTACCTGCAAGCCAAAAACAACTACGAAGCCCTGCAGCGCAGCTTGGCTACGCAGCAGCGCCAGCGCGCCATGTACAACGTGGTGGCCCCGTTCAGCGGCGTAGTGGATGATGTGCCCGCCAAAGTGGGCGAAATGGGCAACCCCGGCATGCCGGTGGTGCGCTTGGTTAGCGGTGCCGGCAACAAGATTGTGGCCGATGTATCGGAAAACTACGCGGCCAACATCAAGGCCGGCGACAAGGCCCTGGTGAGCATCCCCGACCTAGGGGCCGCCGATATTCCTTCGACGGTGCGCACCGTGAGCCGCACCATCAACCCGGCCAGCCGCACTTTTTCCGTGGAGCTGCGCCTCAACGGTGCGCAAGCCCAGCAGCTGCGACCCAACATGGTGGCTACCGTGCGCATCCAAAACTACAACAAAGCCCAGGCCACGGTACTGCCCGTTGACTTGGTGCAGCGCGACGAGGAAAACAGCTACGTGTTTGTTATAGAAGACAAAGGCGGGAAGAAGATTGCCGCCAAGCGCGTGGTGCAAACCGGCGCTACCTACAACGGCAAAATGGAAATCACCGGCGGCCTGAAAGCCAACGACCAAGTGATTTCGGCGGGTTACCAGAACCTCAACGAGGGCCAAACGGTGGCCCTTGCCGGCGCAGCCGGGTAA
- a CDS encoding TolC family protein, with protein MKKAFRLLLLVAAPGFLGMPTLSAQTPSTGQPVATSTPMALSLQQAINYALQNKSTLQATRINEKVAQARVGEIRSAGLPQINGAVAVTDNFKLQKALVSFPNQQTVLTQTEVNQAQNGQEAVLTSRQGPAIPPQPFAFGLQWQGNAGVQASQLLFNGSYLLGLKAAKVYEALSVKQTQQSEIEVMEQVSKAYYSTLVARERLQLLARNVQRLDTLLYQTKQTYKEGFVEKLDVDRLQVQVNNLKIEQQNAQRLVELSVALLKFQMGLDQRQPVELTDKLDGAVVDAEAERQRLQSGLSTDFNYSNRVEYSVLETQRDLAVLDVRNRRAGYLPSLNLVGSYGVNGSDRTLGGLMEFRGTNSTNEQGFRNQNWFGFGSIGLQLQIPVFDGFRKKYSIEQGKLALEQVNKGFTTLQQSIDLQRAQTQTTLQNSLDVLANQKANLELATNVARVAKIKFQEGVGSNLEVITAETDLRQAQTNYYAALYDVLVAKVDFNKASGSLSTPSK; from the coding sequence ATGAAAAAAGCGTTTCGCCTACTGCTGCTTGTAGCGGCACCGGGCTTTCTGGGGATGCCCACGCTCTCGGCGCAAACTCCCTCCACGGGGCAGCCGGTGGCCACCAGCACCCCCATGGCTTTAAGCTTGCAGCAGGCCATTAATTATGCGTTGCAGAACAAATCGACCTTGCAAGCCACTCGGATTAACGAGAAGGTAGCGCAGGCGCGGGTAGGAGAAATCCGCTCGGCGGGTTTGCCGCAAATCAACGGGGCCGTTGCTGTTACCGACAACTTTAAGCTGCAAAAGGCGCTGGTAAGCTTCCCCAACCAGCAAACCGTGCTCACGCAAACCGAGGTAAACCAGGCCCAAAACGGGCAGGAGGCGGTACTAACCAGCCGCCAGGGCCCGGCCATTCCGCCGCAGCCGTTCGCCTTTGGCCTGCAGTGGCAGGGCAACGCCGGCGTGCAGGCTTCGCAGCTGTTGTTCAACGGCTCGTACCTCCTAGGTCTGAAAGCAGCCAAGGTGTACGAGGCCCTGTCGGTGAAGCAAACGCAGCAAAGCGAAATTGAGGTGATGGAGCAGGTGTCGAAAGCCTACTACAGCACCTTGGTGGCGCGCGAGCGGTTGCAGCTGCTGGCCCGCAACGTGCAGCGCCTCGATACTTTGCTGTATCAAACCAAGCAAACGTACAAAGAGGGCTTCGTGGAGAAACTTGACGTGGACCGCCTGCAAGTGCAGGTAAACAACCTCAAGATTGAGCAGCAAAACGCCCAGCGCCTCGTGGAGCTAAGCGTGGCCTTGCTAAAGTTCCAGATGGGCCTCGATCAGCGCCAGCCCGTGGAACTGACCGATAAACTCGACGGCGCCGTGGTGGATGCCGAAGCCGAGCGCCAGCGCCTGCAAAGCGGCCTTAGCACCGATTTCAACTACAGCAACCGCGTGGAGTATTCGGTGCTGGAAACCCAGCGCGATTTGGCCGTGCTCGACGTGCGCAACCGCCGCGCGGGCTACCTGCCCTCGCTTAACCTGGTGGGCAGCTACGGCGTCAACGGTTCCGACCGCACCCTAGGTGGTTTGATGGAATTTCGCGGCACCAACTCCACCAACGAGCAGGGCTTCCGCAACCAAAACTGGTTTGGCTTCGGCAGCATTGGCCTGCAGCTGCAAATCCCCGTGTTCGACGGCTTCCGCAAGAAATACAGCATCGAGCAGGGCAAACTGGCCTTGGAGCAGGTGAACAAAGGGTTCACCACGCTGCAGCAAAGCATCGATTTGCAGCGGGCTCAAACCCAGACCACCCTGCAAAACTCTCTCGACGTGCTGGCTAACCAAAAGGCCAACCTCGAGCTGGCCACCAACGTGGCGCGCGTGGCCAAAATCAAGTTTCAGGAAGGCGTAGGCTCTAACCTGGAGGTGATTACGGCCGAAACCGATTTGCGCCAGGCCCAAACCAACTACTACGCTGCCTTGTATGATGTGCTGGTAGCGAAAGTAGACTTCAACAAAGCGTCGGGCTCGCTCTCGACGCCGAGCAAATAG